The stretch of DNA AATATTATGATGTGAGTGGATAGGATTCTATGGTGCTTGATGTAATTATTATGAGGCGGGGTTTCTCCTTTAGTAACTCTAGGGCTTTTACTATATTTCTTGCTAATTTATCTAGGTTGTCTTTCCTTACGGGTTCAGCTATATAGATTATTCCGTACTTGGCATCCTTTCTTAGGTAGGGTTTGAGGAAGTCACTGTCCCGTGTGAGAATTATTCTCCTGCTGTCGTTGGCTATGCGTGCTACTTGCTTGTCGCTGATGCCTCTATAGCCTGTATCTGGTATCCACTCTACATCGAGGCCCATATCCCTAAGAAGTTTTACAAGGGGCCGGGGTACATTCTCGTCAGCTAGTAGATTCGACGGCGACCACCTCGACTTTCCTTAGAGTTTCCAGCGCGTATCGTAGGGCCTCGTAGACCGCCTCT from Aeropyrum pernix K1 encodes:
- a CDS encoding DUF5615 family PIN-like protein gives rise to the protein MGLDVEWIPDTGYRGISDKQVARIANDSRRIILTRDSDFLKPYLRKDAKYGIIYIAEPVRKDNLDKLARNIVKALELLKEKPRLIIITSSTIESYPLTS